One stretch of Cyanobium sp. Tous-M-B4 DNA includes these proteins:
- a CDS encoding PspA/IM30 family protein: protein MGFFDRLSRLIRANANAAVGAMEDPSKILDQSVADMQSDLIKLRQAVATAIASQKRIQNQAEQADSQAKTWYERAELALKKGEEDLAREALGRRKTCQDTATALNTQLQSQAGQVEQLKKTLVSLESKIAEAKTKKDMLKARAQAAQAQEQLQSAVGSLGTNSSMAAFERMEEKVQTLEARSQAAAELAGADLESQFAALEGAPEVDDELAALKNRLAGGTPVSLPLANSAAAQLEPVKVSEVDPELEELKRSIDKL, encoded by the coding sequence ATGGGCTTCTTTGACCGCCTCAGCCGCCTGATCCGCGCCAACGCCAATGCGGCGGTGGGCGCGATGGAGGACCCTTCCAAGATTTTGGATCAATCGGTGGCCGACATGCAGTCGGACCTGATCAAGCTGCGCCAGGCGGTGGCTACTGCTATCGCTAGCCAAAAGCGCATCCAGAATCAGGCGGAGCAGGCCGATTCTCAGGCTAAAACGTGGTACGAGCGCGCTGAACTGGCTCTCAAGAAGGGTGAGGAAGACCTGGCCCGCGAAGCCTTAGGGCGCCGCAAAACCTGCCAGGACACCGCCACTGCCCTCAACACTCAGCTGCAGAGCCAGGCGGGTCAGGTGGAGCAGCTCAAAAAGACCTTGGTGTCACTTGAGAGCAAGATCGCCGAGGCCAAAACCAAGAAGGACATGCTCAAGGCCCGCGCCCAGGCGGCCCAGGCCCAGGAGCAGCTGCAGAGCGCCGTGGGCAGCTTGGGCACCAACAGCTCCATGGCCGCCTTTGAGCGCATGGAGGAAAAAGTGCAGACCCTGGAGGCTCGCAGCCAGGCCGCCGCTGAGCTGGCTGGAGCAGATCTGGAGAGTCAGTTTGCAGCGCTTGAAGGGGCCCCGGAGGTTGACGATGAATTGGCGGCTTTGAAAAATCGCCTGGCCGGTGGGACACCGGTATCCCTGCCCCTGGCAAACTCAGCTGCTGCCCAGCTCGAGCCGGTAAAGGTGAGCGAGGTAGACCCGGAGCTTGAGGAGCTCAAGCGTTCGATCGACAAACTCTGA
- the trxA gene encoding thioredoxin, with amino-acid sequence MSVVHLTDANFQAEVTDCSTPVLVDVWAEWCGPCRLMAPMMEWIAAEYAGRLVVGKLEADANPAIRDGLQIQGLPALILFRDGKELARHEGAMAKPQLQAFVDAHI; translated from the coding sequence GTGTCTGTCGTTCATCTCACCGATGCCAATTTTCAAGCTGAGGTGACTGATTGTTCTACGCCCGTGCTGGTGGATGTATGGGCGGAGTGGTGTGGTCCCTGCCGGCTGATGGCTCCAATGATGGAGTGGATTGCTGCTGAATATGCGGGTCGTCTGGTGGTGGGCAAGCTCGAAGCAGACGCCAACCCCGCCATTCGCGATGGCTTGCAAATCCAGGGGCTGCCCGCCCTGATCTTGTTCCGAGATGGCAAGGAACTGGCTCGCCACGAGGGTGCCATGGCCAAACCTCAGCTACAGGCTTTTGTGGATGCCCATATCTGA
- a CDS encoding aminotransferase class I/II-fold pyridoxal phosphate-dependent enzyme: protein MPISERLSRLGSGVFARNDQRKSAYASRAASRGLSPLLDLSLGSTDLQPPEAAIEAIAAQLGQPASASYCLHAATLPFRSAVADWAQRRFGVKVDPETEVLLLVGSQEGTAHLPLAVLNPGDRALLLDPCYPSHLGGLHLASAEPVFLPLDPEAGWRPDFDALSPEQWDDLKLMVLGYPHNPTATTGQQVWLDESAERAFRHGLVLAHDNPYVDLALDGEAPALLRAPHWRDCGIEFFSFSKGWCLGGYRLAFAIGAEWLISALRQLKGVVDFNQSLALQAGAIAALEQAPHWPGQLRQEYRQRRDRMADALEAVGWPVRRPSMALYLWLELPPQARERSWGSEEFCAALLESTGVALTPGNGFGSGGEGWLRLALVHPVAELEAGAARIGAWLATL, encoded by the coding sequence ATGCCCATATCTGAGCGCCTGTCGCGTCTTGGCAGCGGCGTTTTCGCCCGCAATGACCAGCGCAAATCGGCCTACGCATCTCGTGCCGCCAGCCGGGGTCTTTCCCCACTGCTCGACCTCTCACTCGGCTCCACCGACCTGCAACCCCCCGAGGCGGCCATCGAGGCGATCGCTGCCCAGCTTGGTCAGCCTGCCAGCGCCTCCTACTGCCTTCACGCAGCGACCCTGCCCTTTCGCTCGGCAGTGGCCGATTGGGCCCAGCGTCGCTTTGGGGTGAAGGTCGATCCGGAGACGGAGGTGCTGTTGCTGGTCGGTTCCCAGGAGGGCACGGCCCACCTGCCCCTGGCGGTGCTCAACCCAGGTGATCGGGCCCTGCTGCTCGATCCCTGCTACCCGTCCCACCTGGGTGGCTTACACCTGGCTTCCGCTGAGCCGGTGTTTTTGCCGCTCGATCCCGAGGCGGGCTGGCGACCGGATTTTGATGCCCTCAGCCCTGAGCAGTGGGACGACTTGAAGTTGATGGTGCTCGGCTACCCCCACAACCCCACCGCTACTACGGGCCAGCAGGTCTGGCTGGATGAATCGGCGGAAAGGGCCTTTCGCCATGGGCTGGTGCTGGCCCACGACAACCCTTACGTGGATCTGGCCCTCGATGGCGAGGCGCCGGCCCTGTTGCGAGCACCCCATTGGCGCGACTGCGGCATTGAGTTTTTCTCCTTTTCCAAGGGCTGGTGTTTGGGGGGCTACCGGTTGGCTTTCGCCATCGGTGCCGAGTGGTTGATCAGCGCCTTGCGGCAGCTCAAGGGGGTGGTGGATTTCAATCAGTCCCTTGCGCTGCAGGCCGGGGCGATTGCGGCGCTTGAGCAGGCTCCCCATTGGCCTGGTCAGTTGCGGCAGGAATACCGGCAGCGACGCGATCGCATGGCTGACGCCCTGGAGGCGGTGGGCTGGCCGGTGCGGCGGCCCTCAATGGCGCTTTATTTGTGGTTGGAGTTGCCGCCCCAGGCGCGTGAGCGCAGCTGGGGTAGCGAAGAATTTTGTGCAGCCCTGCTCGAGTCCACCGGTGTGGCCCTGACCCCTGGCAATGGCTTTGGCTCCGGAGGCGAGGGCTGGTTGCGCCTTGCCCTGGTGCATCCGGTGGCCGAGCTCGAGGCTGGTGCGGCCCGCATCGGCGCCTGGCTGGCCACCCTTTGA
- a CDS encoding biotin--[acetyl-CoA-carboxylase] ligase, which produces MSWQLRRLPVCASTEIELARWLEQRQVAGLSLQRLAVTARRQRFGHGQQGRPWLSPAGGLWLSAALPWAGALPGTASLGLAVAVGLAQQLEALGLAVQLKWPNDLLVGDRKIAGLLPRLRLRGQRIRAAQVGVGLNGCNRVPPGALSVAEALGCRQGHPLARPERLLPRVLAGLEWAAAHAQQPCEVRAAAEARLWRPPAGWLHDGELWQVLGLHADGRLRLSRQGRELALQRHF; this is translated from the coding sequence TTGAGCTGGCAGCTGCGCCGCCTGCCGGTGTGTGCCAGCACCGAGATCGAACTTGCTCGCTGGCTGGAGCAGCGCCAGGTCGCTGGCTTGTCACTGCAGCGGCTGGCGGTAACAGCTCGGCGCCAGCGCTTTGGCCACGGTCAGCAGGGGCGGCCCTGGTTGTCGCCGGCGGGCGGGCTCTGGCTAAGTGCGGCCCTTCCTTGGGCTGGGGCTTTGCCTGGAACGGCCTCCCTGGGCCTTGCGGTGGCGGTGGGGCTGGCCCAGCAGCTCGAGGCCCTGGGGCTTGCGGTGCAACTCAAGTGGCCCAACGATTTGCTCGTGGGGGATCGCAAAATCGCGGGGTTGTTGCCCCGCTTGCGCTTGCGGGGCCAGCGGATCCGCGCTGCCCAGGTTGGGGTGGGTCTCAATGGTTGCAACCGGGTGCCGCCTGGAGCCCTGTCGGTGGCAGAGGCCCTCGGCTGCCGGCAGGGCCACCCCCTGGCGCGGCCAGAGCGCTTGTTGCCCAGGGTGCTTGCTGGCCTGGAGTGGGCTGCGGCCCATGCCCAGCAGCCTTGCGAGGTGCGCGCCGCCGCCGAGGCCCGGCTGTGGCGCCCACCGGCGGGCTGGTTGCACGACGGTGAGCTGTGGCAGGTGCTGGGTCTGCATGCCGATGGCCGCTTGCGCCTCAGCCGGCAGGGGCGGGAGCTGGCCCTGCAGCGCCACTTCTGA
- a CDS encoding M23 family metallopeptidase, with protein sequence MAPMRDRQPPGQAPLNPAAPSPRRRGRALLAMLPLVAAPLLGVGLVWGQDQLSPEIAPSPPPEPLAQPLRPDPVALPSRPPARFDASLDELVRDGVVSPVERARIRSGSGTTPFNVPAHQQACSSGALSQQECSSGVVVRWRGRTNNGVDGGGAGTGNAGPEFGRYDGEGRLLPPLTVPVSALLAGAGGSFRLADVFGVTPRPAPIGGNGNRKLLFPLIGSAITSSNFGYRLHPILGSWLMHAGRDLAAPEGTPVVSALGGLVVSSGLAGGYGLAVEVEHDRPRRRTLYGHLSELYVKEGDRVRQGEVIGRVGSTGLSSGPHLHFELRLPGDGGWVAVDPGDLDPGKGAAGSDAIALLMGQLLERLERPRTVS encoded by the coding sequence ATGGCGCCTATGCGCGATCGCCAGCCACCGGGGCAAGCCCCCCTAAATCCTGCTGCCCCAAGCCCCCGGCGCCGGGGCCGAGCCCTGCTGGCGATGCTGCCCCTTGTTGCCGCGCCCTTGCTGGGAGTGGGCCTGGTCTGGGGGCAAGACCAGCTCAGTCCTGAAATTGCCCCTTCGCCACCGCCCGAGCCCCTGGCCCAGCCGCTGCGTCCCGATCCGGTTGCCCTGCCGAGCCGGCCGCCGGCCCGTTTTGATGCCTCCCTCGATGAGCTGGTGCGCGATGGGGTGGTTAGTCCGGTGGAGCGGGCCCGGATTCGTTCGGGCTCCGGCACGACCCCCTTCAACGTGCCGGCCCACCAGCAGGCCTGCAGCAGCGGCGCCCTTTCCCAGCAGGAGTGCAGCAGTGGTGTGGTGGTGCGCTGGCGCGGCCGTACCAACAACGGCGTAGATGGCGGCGGCGCAGGCACTGGTAATGCTGGCCCTGAATTTGGCCGCTATGACGGCGAAGGTCGCTTGCTGCCGCCGCTCACGGTGCCGGTTTCGGCCCTGCTGGCTGGCGCTGGCGGTAGCTTCCGCCTTGCCGATGTCTTTGGGGTCACGCCCCGCCCGGCTCCGATCGGTGGCAATGGCAACCGCAAGCTGCTGTTCCCTCTTATTGGCTCGGCGATCACCAGTAGCAACTTCGGCTACCGGCTGCACCCGATCCTGGGCAGCTGGCTGATGCACGCGGGCCGCGATCTAGCGGCTCCAGAGGGCACCCCAGTGGTTTCAGCCCTAGGCGGCTTGGTGGTGAGCAGTGGCCTGGCGGGGGGCTACGGCCTAGCGGTTGAGGTCGAACACGACCGGCCGCGGCGCCGCACCCTCTACGGCCATCTCAGCGAGCTCTACGTCAAGGAGGGCGACCGGGTGCGCCAGGGCGAGGTAATCGGCCGGGTCGGCAGCACGGGCTTAAGCAGCGGACCCCATCTGCACTTCGAGCTGCGGCTGCCCGGCGACGGCGGCTGGGTGGCGGTGGATCCTGGTGATCTAGATCCGGGCAAGGGTGCCGCTGGCAGCGATGCCATCGCCCTGTTGATGGGGCAGCTATTAGAGAGATTGGAGCGGCCCCGCACCGTCAGTTGA
- a CDS encoding ABC transporter ATP-binding protein: MGDPVAQLQGVDKVYGSGEMAVKALDCVDLTVNRGDYLAVMGASGSGKSTAMNILGCLDRPSSGSYRLNNTPVEDLSDDQLADLRNRDLGFVFQQFHLLPQLSALDNVILPMVYAGVPAAERRQRARAALERVGLGQRLNNKPNQLSGGQQQRVAIARAIINQPALLLADEPTGALDSQTTAEVLDIFDALHRGGMTVVMVTHEDDVAARAEKIVHFRDGRILS; the protein is encoded by the coding sequence ATGGGCGATCCCGTTGCCCAACTTCAGGGCGTCGACAAGGTTTATGGCAGCGGCGAGATGGCCGTTAAGGCCCTCGACTGTGTAGATCTCACCGTAAATAGAGGTGATTATTTGGCCGTGATGGGAGCGTCCGGCTCCGGCAAAAGCACGGCCATGAATATTCTTGGCTGCCTCGACCGCCCCTCCAGCGGCAGCTACCGGCTCAACAACACTCCGGTGGAAGACCTCAGCGATGACCAGCTAGCTGATTTGCGCAACCGCGACCTGGGCTTTGTGTTTCAACAGTTCCATCTGCTGCCCCAGTTGAGCGCCCTCGACAATGTGATCCTGCCGATGGTTTACGCAGGGGTGCCTGCTGCTGAGCGGCGCCAACGGGCCCGGGCGGCCCTCGAGCGGGTGGGGCTGGGTCAGCGGCTTAACAACAAGCCCAATCAGCTCTCAGGCGGCCAGCAGCAACGGGTAGCCATAGCCAGGGCGATCATCAACCAGCCCGCCCTACTGCTGGCCGACGAGCCGACCGGCGCCCTCGATTCCCAAACCACCGCCGAAGTACTTGACATCTTCGATGCCCTTCATCGCGGCGGCATGACCGTGGTGATGGTGACCCACGAAGACGACGTGGCAGCCAGGGCCGAGAAGATCGTGCACTTCCGCGACGGCCGGATCCTCAGCTAA
- a CDS encoding NAD(P)H-quinone oxidoreductase subunit N — protein MFLLGALSSVADAISSGAGTGGLNLQLNAGAIAPEAAVLIALLTCLLVDLAGEKAASRWVPPICYAGLGSALVLLALQWNTPDLQPSFVGSFLADNLAIAFRAVVAASTLISLLVSWRYVEQSGTPVGEYAGILLAATLGAMFLCGATDLVTIFVSLETLSVSSYLLAGYMKRDARSSEAALKYLLVGSAAAAVFLYGASLLYGLTGGATGLDAVALALRTSASPVTALALVFVLATVAFKIAAVPFHQWTPDVYEGSPTPVVAFLSVGSKAAGFALALRILVGCFESFDAQWKLLFTVLAVLSMVLGNVVALAQTSMKRMLAYSSIGQAGFVMIGLVCGTEDGFAAMVLYMAAYLFMNLGAFACIILFSLRTGSDRIADYAGLYQKDPLITLGLSLCLLSLGGIPPMLGFFGKIYLFFAGWADHQYLLVVVGLVTSVVSIYYYISVIKMMVVKEPQEASDVVKAYPSINWSVAGLPALRTALVGCVIVTAVGGILSNPLFTWASQAVTGTPMLVQAIG, from the coding sequence ATGTTCCTGCTGGGCGCCCTCTCCTCCGTGGCCGATGCGATCAGCAGTGGTGCCGGAACGGGAGGATTAAATCTCCAGCTCAACGCTGGCGCCATCGCCCCGGAGGCGGCGGTGCTGATCGCGCTGCTCACCTGCCTGCTGGTGGATCTCGCTGGCGAGAAGGCGGCCAGTCGCTGGGTGCCACCGATTTGTTACGCCGGCCTAGGCAGCGCCTTGGTGTTGCTTGCCCTGCAGTGGAACACCCCCGACCTGCAGCCCTCCTTCGTGGGCTCCTTCCTGGCGGACAACCTGGCGATTGCCTTCAGGGCCGTGGTGGCGGCCTCCACCTTGATTTCATTGCTGGTCAGCTGGCGCTACGTGGAGCAGAGCGGCACGCCGGTGGGTGAATACGCCGGCATCCTGCTGGCTGCCACCCTTGGCGCCATGTTCCTGTGTGGTGCCACCGATCTAGTGACCATTTTCGTGTCGCTGGAAACCCTTTCGGTATCTAGCTACTTGCTGGCGGGCTACATGAAGCGGGATGCCCGCAGCTCGGAGGCAGCGCTCAAATATTTGCTGGTGGGTTCGGCCGCCGCGGCCGTATTCCTGTATGGCGCTTCCCTTCTATATGGCCTCACCGGCGGTGCCACCGGCCTCGACGCCGTAGCCCTGGCCCTGCGCACCAGCGCCTCCCCCGTAACAGCCCTGGCCCTGGTTTTCGTGCTGGCCACGGTGGCCTTCAAGATCGCGGCGGTGCCTTTCCACCAGTGGACCCCCGACGTCTACGAAGGCTCGCCAACCCCGGTGGTGGCCTTCCTTTCAGTGGGCTCCAAGGCCGCCGGGTTTGCCCTGGCCCTGCGCATCCTGGTGGGCTGCTTCGAGAGCTTTGATGCCCAGTGGAAGCTGCTGTTCACCGTGCTTGCGGTGCTCAGCATGGTGCTGGGCAACGTGGTGGCCCTGGCCCAAACCTCGATGAAACGGATGCTGGCCTACAGCTCCATCGGCCAGGCCGGTTTCGTGATGATCGGCCTGGTGTGCGGCACCGAAGACGGCTTCGCCGCGATGGTGCTCTACATGGCTGCCTACCTGTTCATGAATTTGGGCGCCTTCGCCTGCATCATCCTGTTCTCGCTGCGCACCGGCTCCGACCGCATAGCTGATTACGCCGGCCTTTATCAAAAGGATCCGCTGATCACCCTTGGTTTAAGTCTCTGCCTGCTTTCCCTAGGTGGCATACCGCCGATGCTGGGCTTCTTTGGCAAGATTTATTTATTTTTTGCCGGCTGGGCCGACCACCAATACCTGCTGGTGGTGGTGGGTCTGGTCACCTCGGTGGTGTCGATCTACTACTACATCTCAGTGATCAAGATGATGGTGGTAAAAGAGCCCCAGGAAGCCTCAGATGTGGTGAAGGCCTACCCGTCAATCAATTGGTCTGTGGCTGGCCTGCCCGCCCTGCGCACCGCCCTGGTGGGCTGCGTGATTGTTACCGCTGTGGGTGGCATTCTCTCCAACCCCCTATTCACCTGGGCCAGCCAGGCTGTTACCGGCACGCCGATGCTGGTTCAGGCCATTGGTTGA
- the topA gene encoding type I DNA topoisomerase — protein sequence MGHTLVIVESPTKARTIRGFLPKDFKVEASMGHVRDLPNNASEIPAAHKGEKWANLGVNTAANFEPLYVVPKDKKKVVKELKDALKGADQLLLATDEDREGESISWHLLQLLSPKVPVKRMVFHEITKEAISRALEDTRDLDMELVHAQETRRILDRLVGYTLSPLLWKKVAWGLSAGRVQSVAVRLLVQRERARRAFRSGSYWDLKARLEQGEAGFEAKLSHLKGERIAGGSDFDESTGALKAGSKVRLLSEAEARQLQVEVQANPWQVASVEEKPTVRKPVPPFTTSTLQQESNRKLRLSARETMRTAQGLYERGFITYMRTDSVHLSDQAINAARSCVSEKYGKDYLSPSPRQFSTKARNAQEAHEAIRPAGEAFRTPNATGLDGKDLALYELIWKRTVASQMADARLTMLAVELQADGGSLGPAQFRASGKRIDFAGFFRAYVEGSDDPDAALEGQELLLPALKVGDRPACKAVEALGHQTQPPARYSEAALVKMLEKEGIGRPSTYASIIGTIVDRGYATLANNSLTPSFTAFAVTALLEEHFPDLVDTSFTARMENTLDEISHGQVQWLPYLESFFKGEKGLETQVQQREGDIDPGVSRTVELEGLPCVVRIGRFGAYLETKRVAEDGTEELLKATLPQEITPADLDAEKAELILRQKADGPESLGDDPESGEQVYLLFGQYGPYVQRGQVSDENPKPKRASLPKGAKPEELTLEDAIALLRLPRQLGDHPEGGRVEAGLGRFGPYVVHHKGKGEKDYRSLKAEDDVLVVGLDRALELFAMPKKGRGGRTALKDIGVPEGDEEAIQLFDGPYGLYVKQGKVNASLPEGTTADTITLEQAVELLAAKAATGKAAARKPGAKKPAAKKPAAKAPAAKKAPSTTKTGRLRASAVRVIRAADS from the coding sequence GTGGGTCACACCCTGGTCATTGTTGAAAGTCCGACGAAGGCCCGCACCATCCGCGGCTTCCTTCCCAAGGACTTCAAGGTGGAAGCCTCGATGGGGCACGTCCGCGACTTGCCCAATAACGCCAGTGAGATTCCGGCGGCTCACAAAGGTGAGAAGTGGGCCAATCTCGGCGTCAACACCGCCGCCAACTTCGAGCCCCTCTACGTGGTGCCGAAGGACAAGAAAAAGGTGGTCAAGGAGCTCAAGGATGCCCTGAAGGGTGCCGACCAGCTGCTGCTGGCCACTGACGAAGATCGGGAAGGGGAATCGATCAGCTGGCACCTGCTGCAGCTGCTTAGCCCCAAGGTGCCTGTGAAGCGCATGGTGTTTCACGAGATCACCAAAGAGGCCATCAGCCGGGCTCTCGAGGACACCCGCGACCTCGATATGGAGCTGGTGCATGCCCAGGAAACCAGGCGCATTCTCGACCGGTTGGTGGGTTACACCCTTTCGCCGCTGCTTTGGAAAAAGGTGGCGTGGGGTTTGAGCGCCGGCCGGGTTCAATCGGTGGCAGTGCGCTTGCTCGTGCAGCGCGAGCGGGCCCGCCGGGCTTTCCGCAGTGGCAGCTACTGGGACCTCAAGGCCCGGCTGGAGCAGGGAGAAGCTGGCTTTGAGGCCAAGCTCAGCCATTTGAAAGGGGAGCGCATCGCCGGAGGCTCCGACTTCGATGAGAGCACCGGCGCCCTTAAGGCCGGCAGCAAGGTGAGGCTGCTGAGCGAGGCCGAGGCCCGCCAGCTCCAGGTCGAGGTCCAGGCCAACCCCTGGCAGGTGGCCTCCGTAGAGGAGAAGCCCACGGTGCGAAAGCCCGTGCCGCCTTTCACCACGAGCACCCTGCAGCAGGAGTCCAACCGCAAGCTGCGACTCTCGGCCCGGGAAACCATGCGCACGGCCCAGGGCCTCTACGAGCGCGGTTTCATCACCTACATGCGCACCGACTCGGTGCACCTCAGCGACCAGGCGATCAATGCTGCCCGCAGCTGCGTCAGCGAGAAGTACGGCAAGGACTACCTCAGCCCCAGCCCCCGCCAGTTTTCCACCAAGGCCCGCAACGCCCAGGAGGCCCACGAGGCGATTCGCCCAGCCGGTGAGGCGTTCCGCACCCCAAACGCCACAGGTCTTGATGGCAAGGATCTGGCCCTCTATGAGCTGATCTGGAAGCGCACCGTGGCCAGCCAGATGGCTGATGCCCGCCTCACCATGCTTGCTGTGGAATTGCAGGCCGATGGTGGCTCCCTGGGCCCAGCCCAGTTCCGGGCCTCGGGTAAGCGCATCGACTTCGCCGGTTTCTTTCGCGCCTACGTCGAGGGCAGCGACGATCCCGATGCGGCCCTAGAAGGTCAGGAGCTGTTGCTGCCGGCCCTGAAGGTGGGCGACAGACCCGCCTGCAAGGCGGTGGAGGCCCTCGGCCACCAAACCCAGCCCCCCGCTCGCTACAGCGAGGCTGCCCTGGTGAAGATGCTTGAGAAGGAGGGTATCGGTCGCCCCTCCACCTATGCCTCGATCATCGGCACGATCGTCGATCGCGGCTACGCCACCCTCGCCAACAACTCCCTCACCCCCAGCTTCACGGCTTTTGCTGTGACGGCCCTGCTGGAGGAGCACTTCCCGGATCTGGTGGACACCAGCTTCACGGCCCGGATGGAGAACACCCTCGATGAGATTTCCCACGGTCAGGTGCAGTGGCTGCCTTACCTGGAGAGCTTCTTTAAGGGTGAAAAGGGCCTGGAAACCCAGGTGCAGCAGCGGGAGGGCGATATCGATCCCGGCGTGTCCCGCACTGTTGAGCTGGAGGGCCTGCCCTGTGTGGTGCGCATCGGCCGCTTCGGCGCCTACCTGGAAACCAAGCGCGTCGCTGAAGACGGCACCGAGGAGCTGCTCAAGGCCACCCTGCCCCAGGAGATCACCCCTGCCGATCTCGATGCCGAAAAGGCGGAGTTGATCCTGAGGCAAAAGGCCGATGGGCCTGAGTCCCTTGGTGATGACCCGGAAAGCGGTGAGCAGGTGTATCTGCTGTTTGGCCAGTACGGCCCCTACGTGCAGCGGGGCCAGGTGAGTGACGAGAACCCCAAGCCCAAGCGAGCTTCGCTGCCCAAAGGCGCCAAGCCCGAGGAGCTGACCCTGGAGGATGCCATTGCCCTGTTGCGGCTACCCCGTCAACTTGGCGACCACCCGGAGGGCGGCCGGGTGGAGGCGGGTCTGGGTCGCTTTGGCCCCTACGTGGTGCACCACAAGGGCAAAGGCGAGAAGGACTACCGCTCGCTCAAGGCTGAGGACGACGTCCTGGTGGTTGGCCTTGACCGAGCCCTGGAGCTGTTCGCCATGCCCAAGAAGGGCCGTGGCGGCCGCACGGCCCTCAAGGACATCGGTGTCCCCGAGGGCGACGAGGAGGCGATCCAACTGTTTGACGGGCCCTACGGCCTCTACGTCAAGCAGGGCAAGGTGAATGCTTCGCTGCCGGAGGGCACCACCGCCGACACCATCACCCTGGAGCAGGCGGTTGAGCTGCTGGCCGCTAAGGCAGCTACTGGCAAAGCTGCGGCCAGGAAGCCGGGAGCTAAAAAGCCAGCAGCTAAAAAACCTGCAGCTAAGGCTCCTGCGGCAAAGAAAGCTCCCAGCACCACCAAGACCGGCCGACTGCGCGCCAGCGCGGTGCGAGTGATCAGGGCGGCGGACAGCTGA
- a CDS encoding DUF2232 domain-containing protein — MSSRRQLNRGQARQLMDTAYLAAATALLWVALYYLPVGSPLFRLALPLPLALLQLRHGWRCAVEGLVVTALLLVALMGPIRGPLVVFPYGLLALWLGWCWRARAGWSSSWWLSWGVGSLIGAAGFLVRVAVLSVLVGENLWVLITTAAAGLLEKLAGWLGLAASIELAQVQLAALALVWVQNVIVVLALHAVAYWIFPRLHSPIPEPPDALRALVALDPL, encoded by the coding sequence ATGTCGTCCCGGCGCCAACTCAACCGCGGCCAGGCCCGCCAGTTGATGGATACGGCCTATCTCGCCGCCGCCACCGCCCTGCTGTGGGTGGCGCTCTATTACCTGCCGGTGGGCAGCCCCCTATTTCGGCTGGCCCTGCCCCTGCCCTTAGCCCTGTTGCAGTTGCGTCATGGCTGGCGCTGTGCCGTGGAGGGCCTGGTTGTGACCGCCCTATTGCTGGTCGCCTTGATGGGTCCGATCCGGGGGCCGTTGGTTGTTTTCCCCTATGGCTTGCTGGCGCTGTGGCTGGGCTGGTGCTGGCGGGCCAGGGCCGGTTGGAGCTCCAGTTGGTGGCTGAGCTGGGGCGTTGGCAGCCTGATCGGTGCAGCTGGCTTCCTGGTGCGGGTGGCGGTGCTCTCGGTTTTGGTGGGCGAGAACCTTTGGGTGCTGATCACCACGGCTGCTGCTGGTTTATTGGAGAAGCTGGCTGGCTGGCTGGGCCTGGCGGCATCGATCGAGCTGGCCCAGGTGCAGCTGGCTGCCCTGGCGCTGGTGTGGGTGCAGAACGTGATCGTGGTGCTGGCCCTGCATGCGGTGGCCTACTGGATTTTTCCGCGCCTGCATTCCCCCATCCCAGAGCCACCGGATGCCCTTCGGGCCCTGGTGGCCCTTGACCCCCTCTGA